Part of the Oncorhynchus masou masou isolate Uvic2021 chromosome 24, UVic_Omas_1.1, whole genome shotgun sequence genome is shown below.
CACTACTCTCCTAATCCCTGTGGCATCCATAAATCACTGCAGCTACAGGCCCATCATCCAACACAGCCACATGTCATTCCTGGTTGGCCTGGGCCCTGGGCCAGCAGCAGAGCAGAGAACAGCCCAGAGGGTAAACACAGGCCTGGGAAACATAGACAGCACACAGCCCTGCCTTTGTCCTGCCATCCATCCTAACCATCTGGAGCCCAGGgaagaagacagagaaagaggagaggtagaaAAGCAACCCAATGGAAAAGAAGGGGCCAAACTGAAGGAGTCAGACCAGTCAAAGGGAGCGAACGAACATCCCCGTTTTGACAGGCGTTGAAAGGGCATCGACAACCCTGCAGGGGAATGAGGTCTTAAATGACTTTTAGAcgcatttcccccccccccccacccccttgtCATTCGACAATGAAAGGGCACCTGACGCGGTTGGTTGGCTGTCGTTGCTATAGGTCGAGACAGATAGGCTGGGGGTTAGATGGCTCGGTTACTGCtgctcagcagtgtgtgtgtcattggCCGCCGGGTGGCTGCTTACATGCTTGCTGACAGGCGGGTGATAAATTATGTACAGTGGCCTGCTGTCCTGGCCTGTTGTCCTAGCCTGGTGTCCTAGCCTGGTGTCCTAGCCTGGTGTCCTAGCCTTGGTGGGTCAACCACGCTGAAGCACGACAAACAGGGAGAGCAGGGTGAGGGCTCAGGACACCTGTCAGACTGAATCTGACACACGCAGGTCAGAAATGAGGAGAAGAGACATAGTCCAGAGACGAAGTGAGGACTGAGACAGAGGTTAAAGAGAAGGGGAGGACCATATGAAGGGCTACCACATTAGAACAGAGTTAGGTGTTCAGAATTAGCCATGTTGACAACTCTAACGTGAGGCAGAGCGTTAACATTTTAACAGAAATTAGTCTTCCAGTAGAATGCACCCACCGCAAAGGTAATTCGCTCTGGGCTGGATTAAACAAGCTGGGAGAGGAATTTAGCCATTCCCACCCAAtccagctttctctctctctctctctctctctctctctctctctctccctctctctctctccctctctccctctctccgtctctctgtctctgtgcacACACCGCTCCACCCTGCCTCCCGCAGCCAGAGCCTGAACTAGACTAACCTGACCTGACAGATACTGAGTAGATTggtgggaggaagagacaggagggggaggagaggatatcTACCCCTCCTTTCCTTCTTTCGGGACTCATTTTGTTCATTTTTGTCCTCTCTGTTGAACCAAGCAGCTGCAGTGGGAGTGGGTCTTAAAGCTAGGTCTAATCCTAAGGCATGGAgagctctctcactccctcttttcctcacaatttttctctttccttctctccttctcactcgcTCAGCCCTACAATGGCGCAGCCTGGTtccctggggagggggggggggggtcccacTGAGCAAAGGAATTCAGCTAACAATTAGCCTAACACCCCCTTCTTAAGCCCTGCCCTCAGACAAAAGGCATTGGCCCCTGGGCCTAACAAAGCTCTGCACTCAGcagtcaccaccaccacaaccagccACGCTGCCACATCACAACCAAAACCAAACTAATCTAGCTAGCTCACTCGGCTGACTGGTCCTGCTATCTCCGATGGCTCAAAGCTCTTTCTTCACCGCCGCCTCctaccttctcctcccctctctccacatgAACTTGCAGTGGAAAGGGTAAAGGCTCTCCGGAGATAGCAGCGCTATGTGACATTTTCATGAGGCTGTCTCAACCTGAGGTAATGTAAcacagacagcagactgggaaGGCACTAAGCAGTAAGCATAGGTTATTCCTGTAGGCCAATGGAAGCGGGTTTCTGCGAAGAGTTAAGCTGTCAAGTCTTCAGTCGTCTCAGGGTTTTACCGGAGCACTTAGTCACCTGCCTTCTGAAATGTTCCTCGCCAAGCATTCCACAGTCAcacagccagccaaccagacagacagaaaagccACAACTCATTAATTGGTAAGGAAGTTCGGCCGATTGCCGGTCTGACTTCGAAAGGCATTTATTTTGCCTTTCTGTTTTTCCAGTGACGGCACAAATGAATCTGTGGGCAGTTAGCAGACGGCCGGATATAAAAACAATGTTATGAATAGAGGCTTAGTGTGTATGTTGTTTTTTCATCCTCCCGCTGCGTTCCAAACACAATGCACATTCTTTCAGCGCTCACATTTCTGTATAAATCTATCTATTTAAAGTCTGAGTGGACACAGGCGACCATTGATGGTGAGCAGGCTTggaagagaccagagagagatggCTTTTACAGATGAGGCTAGTTTTGGACAGCGACGGAGGAAGCAGTGGGACGGTCCATTgacgggagagacggggagaatgggacaaagaaagagagaattaaagCAGGGGATGACGGCTgagtggaggaaggggagggggaggaacgagggaaagggggCTTCCTGGGTTAAGAAAATAAGCTCTTATTATTTCAACTGTGCAGAACTTATTTTAAAAGGGCTCACTGGATACTGCAGAGTCCCCTGGACGTTGGGTGAACTTTTGGTCCATGCTTCGATGAAGTGCTCCATTCTATCGCAATGCCAAGTTACAATGCATGTGCTGATATCAGCCTTTGTCTACCATGGACAATGGAATTCATGTTTTTATTTCAAACAAAGAGTCCACATAAAACTTTAATCAGGGCCATTCAGAAATCCTCCCCGACTATCCAACTCTATTCAACATGCAACAAGAGCAGCTCATGGAAGAAAAGTTCAATTTCCTCTGGCAAGGTTTAAAAAAGCAGAGTGGGGACAATGTGTTTCCGCACAACGACTACCTGACACACGCCTGTGAATGTTATCCGTGGTGAGTATCTGTCCTAGCCTCTGTGTGGATGGACAGTAATCCCTAGTCCAGCCCTCAGAGGGGTAAACCTATCCCCTCAgcacaaagacaaagacaaagacaaagacaggtCTACTTCTGAAGCTGGTGCTGCGGCTGCCTGACAATCTGAGCCTTATGGAATAAGACTAGAGCAGAGCTGCTGCATTCCCATGGAGGGCCTgaattctccctctcctccccctcatactcctctcctccacccttccaACCCCCACAAGAACCTCTCTGCCAACCTCTGTattccctttctttctctttccctttgaGCAAGGATATTGTCTTTTCGAGTGCGGCAACAAATGTGGGAATAAtacgtttttttgttttttttacctttatttaactgggcaactcagttacgaacaaattcttatttacaatggcggcctaccagGAACCTGTGGGTTAAcagcttgttcaggggcagaacgacagatttataccttgtcagctcggggattcaatctaacaacatttcggttactggcccaacgctctaatcactaggctacctgccgccccaaacagTATTTGTTAAACAGTTAAACAGTATTTGAATAGGAACACAACGGCAGAAACAAAGTTGCTGATGAATCCTCTTCTGGGCTCGACAATAGACCAGCGGCTCATCTAAATTCAAGCTCTTGACGACAGTCGTTTCAATCACTCTcatccacaacaacaacaactgcagcaACATCTGTTGCTCTGCTGCACGGGGGCTCAAATACAGTGaagggccctgtgtgtgtgtgtgtgtgtgtgtgtgtgtgtgtgtgtgtgtgtgtgtgtgtgtgtgtgtgtgtgtgtgtgtgtgtgtgtgtgtgtgtgtgtgtgtgtgtgtgtgtgtgtgtgtgtgcgtgtgtgtgtgcgcgtgagtgGATATCACTACTTACCAGGGGGCTTGCACATGCGGATCTGGCTCTGACACTGCACCAGCGGGTGGAGGGGGGGTGAGATGGGGCTGCTGGCAGGCACCGAGGTAGCTTTGGCAGAGATGCCGGCAATGCCAGCGGTGGTGgctgggggtgagggagggggtgaAGGCGATGGGGAGGCAGGCGAGGGCGAGCCACACTGCGTCTGGTAGCGGAGCTGGGTGAGGGAGGGGGGCACGCCCTGATAGTGGCGCGTGGCACTCAGGAGGTCGTTGAGGATCTGCAGGATGGTGCCGATGTCTCGCCTGGGCCGCCCGGTGCCATCCTGACAGTTAGGATGCAAAGTGCctaagggagggaaggagggaaaggagagagagagagagagcgagagagagagagagagacagacagacagacagacagacagacagacagacagacagacagacagacagacagagtgttaCAATGCCCCTCAGCTCCAGTCTAACCACATGTCACATCCCCAGACCAAGCCCAGTAAGACACAGTAGTAATCTGTGCCACTGAGAGTGCTAAGCCATAGTCTGAGAGTTAGTGCCTTAGTCTTAGTGTAATGCTATTAGGCCTCACTCACCTGAAAAAGTCCCTGAGAAGACCCCAGGAGCGTGGTTGACGAAGCTTTCGATAATGGCACCTGGTTtgcgggaggaggaggaggaggaggagcgtgCTGAAGCGCCGGTGCCGTTACTGGGGCTCTTAGCACTGCAGTTCgcctgtggaggagaggagacagtctaACACTAGAGGCAAACCTTCAACACACTTTGCCTTTGGTGAGTGGCAATAAATACAAATCCACTCGACAGCAATTGTGATTAGTTCAATTATGACCATAAGATGTATGTATGTAATACGGGGTCATATAAAACATGCTACTGAAATAGAAAAGTTTATCACAGTTTATGTTATTGAGATGATGAGGCAGTGACTTGAAACTCGTAACAGCCATGTCGTGACAACCATGTTGTGGCAGCCATGTCGTGACATGGACCCTAATATTAACCATGTTGGTCCACGTATAGGGACACATTATGCGCTGAATAAACCTGAGCTGTGTCCTGAGAGCTCCTGTTACTGTCCCTGACATCAGACCCCGTCCCTGATCTTTTATTCATCCTTTCTCTGCTCTGTGAACTGTGAAAGTAAAACTGTGAAAGTGAAAGTCTAAcccacaggaggaggaggaggaggaggaagagctaAGGctaagagggagaggaagggagacgtTTCAGAGTGAAGAAGAAAAATGATCGTTTCCTTTATTCACTGTTCTATGTGGCCTCTCAAACTAAACTACACTAACCCACATCTGGTTTTGTTTCTGAAAACTCACAGAGTTGAATTCAGGCGGGAAAAAAAAACCATTTGGTGGAAATCAACTGCCAttaacagacagatagatagcctAGCTCCAGGCTGCCAttaacagacagatagatagcctAGCTCCAGGCTGCCATTAACAGATAGATAGCCTAGCTCCAGGCTGCCATTAatagacagatagatagcctAGCTCCAGGCTGCCATTAACAGATAGATAGCCTAGCTCCAGGCTGCCAttaacagatagatagatagcctTAGCTACAGGCTGCCAATAACAGATAGATAGCCTAGCTCCAGGCTGCCAttaacagatagatagatagcctAGCTACAGGCTGCCATTAACAGACAGATAGCCTAGCTACAGGCTGCCATTAACAGATAGATAGCCTAGCTCCAGGCTGCCAttaacagacagatagatagcctAGCTCCAGGCTGCCAttaacagacagatagatagcctAGCTCCAGGCTGCCATTAACAGACAGATAGCCTAGCTCCAGGCTGCCAttaacagacagatagatagcctAGCTCCAGGCTGCCATTAACAGATAGATAGCCTAGCTCCAGGCTGCCAttaacagacagatagatagcctAGCTCCAGGTTGCCATTAACAGACAGATAGCCTAGCTCCAGGCTGCCAttaacagacagatagatagtcTAGCTCCAGGCTGCCAttaacagacagatagatagcctAGCTCCAGGCTGCCAttaacagacagatagatagcctAGCTCCAGGCTGCCATTAACAGACAGATAGCCTAGCTCCAGGCTGCCATTAACAGACAGATAGCCTAGCTCCAGGCTACCAttaacagacagatagatagcctAGCTCCAGGCTGCCATTAACAGACAGATAGCCTAGCTCCAGGCTGCCATTAACAGACAGATAGCCTAGCTCCAGGCTGCCAttaacagacagatagatagcctAGCTCCAGGCTGCCAttaacagacagatagatagcctAGCTCCAGGCTGCCATTAACAGACAGATAGCCTAGCTACAGGCTGCCATTAACAGATAGATAGCCTAGCTCCAGGCTGCCAttaacagacagatagatagtcTAGCTCCAGGCTGCCAttaacagacagatagatagcctAGCTCCAGGCTGCCAttaacagacagatagatagcctAGCTCCAGGCTGCCAttaacagacagatagatagtcTAGCTCCAGGCTGCCAttaacagatagatagatagcctAGCTCCAGGTTGCCAttaacagatagatagatagcctAGCTCCAGGCTGCCAttaacagacagatagatagcctAGCTCCAGGCTGCCATTAAAAGACAGATAGATAGCCTAGCTCCAGGCTGCCAttaacagacagatagatagcctAGCTCCAGGCTGCCAttaacagacagatagatagcctAGCTCCAGGCTGCCAttaacagacagatagatagcctAGCTCCAGGCTGCCATTAAAAGACAGATAGATAGCCTAGCTCCAGGCTGCCATTAAAAGACAGATAGATAGCCTAGCTCCAGGCTGCCATTAAAAGACAGATAGATAGCCAAGCTCCGGGCTACCATTAAAAGACAGATAGATAGCCAAGCTCCGGGCTACCATTAAAAGACAGATAGATAGCCTAGATCCAGGCTGCCATTAAAAGACAGATAGATAGCTTAGATCCAGGCTGCCATTAAAAGACAGATAGATAGCCTAGCTCCAGGCTGCAGTGAGAGAGGCCTGCTTACCAGCGAGGTGGCTGATGATCAACAAGACAACAACCTACGCAGACTAACTCATTaacttctctttctcttccttcaatctctatctttCATCCTTTCATCTTTCCTGCTGTGTTCTGGCCCTCCTTTGTGTAACCATGGTATGCTGTCAGTAATACAGCATTAAGAAAGCAGTGGTAGGTTGATTGGTAGGTAAGGGTCTTACCTCAGGGCAGGGGACTGCAGTGGGGGTGCTTTGGGGGACGGAGCCAGGGCTGGGGCTGGGTCGGCCCGGGAAGGGCTGGTGGGAGCGACTAAACATACTGCCGGGCAGCTGGGAGGGACGAGGAGCGGGAGGGGTGTTGCAGTGActtgaagagagggaagaggaggaggggtacatGGGAGGAGAGGGCTGGTGTGAGGGGGCAGGGGGGAAGGCTGCTGAGCTGGTGGAGAGCGGTGGCACTGGATGGGGCCGGGACAGGTGGgggtgaggatgggagtgggatTGGGGGtggggatgtggatgggggtgagggtggtggtggtgcggGGTGGGGACGCGGGGGTGATGCCCGCTGGTGGACCCTCCAGATGCTCCTGTGGACTGTCCCATGGTGCCCTCTGCGCCCCCACGGGCAATGATGTGCCTGTGCTGTAACTGCTGCCCTCCAGACTGCTGGGCTGCCAACTGCAGCTGAACGAACATCATGTGATCACCCACTCGCAGCGCCAGGGTCAGAGGAGAGCGGCCAGACAGGAAGTCACTGACCTGGAGacaggaagaagagaagagagttgAGTCACCTAGTTcacaaacaacaaaaacattataCATCGAATGCTAATGCAACGTACAGTACATTAATGCATACTAACTAAATATATACCAGTATACCACATATAGGTACATGTGCACACTAACTGACAAAAGAGAAGGTCTGTTAGCTCTTTATCATTTTTTTCGAGGCTTGGGGCTTTGTTAATGAGTTTAACAAAAGCACATGTATGGATATGTGAACAGAGAGACATAACAGTACATTGAGCTGCATTGAATTCCCCCTCAGAGAGGCTGGTGAAGCAGATACAACACACTATCCCATCCTGTAATTAATCACAGCcctgaacactgaaacactggGCTATTTACATTTGCTGGGTGGATGAAGGGAGCCTTTGGAAaacacacacggacggacggacggacgcagacacacacacactcatgccccccccaacacacacactctgtccctcCCACACACTCCTGTTCCAACTATCCCTATAATCCAGAGTCAGAACATCGTTACCATTCACCAGACATACAAAGGCCACCCTTCCGTCTGGCCCCAGGCCTGAAAATTCAGACCTTCGAAAGAGGAAGTCAGACCCACCCGCCCCGCAGCTCATAATACCCGATTGTTCGGGGGTCcacggcggatctggaagggctGCCCATCTTAGGAGCGCCGAGAACGGGCCCCGGAGCCAAGCATGGAGGCACTGACCCACTCACTCcaggacacacaccacagagagacGTGTCACCACTTGGCCTGGAGGACACATTCGTCCCACACTGCTCCAACAATCTCCATGGTGTCTCACCCTCCCACACCCAGGGCCTTGTTACTGCTCTGGCCACTCATGGGGgattgtggtggtggtgaagggAGAGCATTGACGGGTCAGAGAGCTCCACTCACCACTCAGTACACTGAGGTAATGACGTCTCAGGTTCTCCCAAATAGAAACAAGAGTACAAGAGGCTATCAGGACAATGTGGCACTTAGGTTCCGAAAAACTTCAACGCCCTGTGTGCATTCctaagagaaagagggagggagagagagagagagagagagagagagagagagaggagagatagacagaggacaGAGCACAGAGAACAGAGGGAGCGCTCCCTCCAGATCCAGAAGCCTTTggggtgtgcttgtgtgtgctgaCCTGTTTTTAACCCTCTGAATCACCAGGCTCTGCCCTCCATCATTTTCCCCTCTTTCTTTTGCTTATTTATTTTTCTATCGACCGCCGGCTCTCTGCAGCCACGGTGACCTTTGCACGTTGGTATTGACACACattggaggagaggagcgagggaggggggaggacgaAGGGGGTGGGGGGACGTCGCCCAACACAACACCTCTTTCTCTCAGCATCTCACAATTAAGCAAAACGACTATTGAACTGGCATAGGAATATGAACCAAAGATTATTCACAAGTCCTAATCACATGCCATGTTAACACAGTGACTGACTATGATGGTGATGACGACTAAAATAAATACAAGCACTGAACCATTGTGGTGCTGTTCTTGGTAAGGGCAGGCACAGGAACAGAGGTGAGACGGTTCTAGAAAACTCCTCACACAAAGGTCACCTGTTAGTCAACCAAGGGGGACAGgcgaaaagagagagggaagagaggagagcgggATCGAACGGCAGGAGGGGTAGTTGATTGTGTCCCTCACTGACAGCTGTCAGGAGAATGACTAGGCAGTTTGCAaaaccctgtcacacacacaaaagagaacaaaacacatacacacacacaaagccaaaGGCCTTGAGGGAGTCACAGAGCTGTGTTTGattaggtggggggggggtagagcgAAGAGATGGCAGTGTGTACTGGGGGGATGACACATCAGTGTGgctgtgttgagagagagaggagggagagagagagagagagagagagagagagagagagagagagagagagagagagaggaatagagaggcaTTCCATCTCCGTTTAAAGACAAGTGTGGATTATTAAAAAACACACCAAAATTAGAGATGATGCGTTCATACCGAGCTCACAACGTTGCATATGGCAAACCTCAAATTAGTCAGATACGCAAATCTCccctctcctgttctgtctctctgtttttctccatccctcactccctcactccatcactccctcactccatcactccctctgtACATGTGTCACTCCTGGCCCT
Proteins encoded:
- the midn gene encoding midnolin, with amino-acid sequence MDQHPSARSCTSRGAPSCEAVPSEPSMNLYIHSTTGTRFELSLPLEETVEGLKRKLSQRLKVPKERLTLLHKETRLSSGKLQDLGISDGSKLTLVPTVEAGLMSQASRPEQSVMQALESLTETQVSDFLSGRSPLTLALRVGDHMMFVQLQLAAQQSGGQQLQHRHIIARGGAEGTMGQSTGASGGSTSGHHPRVPTPHHHHPHPHPHPHPQSHSHPHPHLSRPHPVPPLSTSSAAFPPAPSHQPSPPMYPSSSSLSSSHCNTPPAPRPSQLPGSMFSRSHQPFPGRPSPSPGSVPQSTPTAVPCPEANCSAKSPSNGTGASARSSSSSSSRKPGAIIESFVNHAPGVFSGTFSGTLHPNCQDGTGRPRRDIGTILQILNDLLSATRHYQGVPPSLTQLRYQTQCGSPSPASPSPSPPPSPPATTAGIAGISAKATSVPASSPISPPLHPLVQCQSQIRMCKPPGDRVRQTENRATRCKVERLQLLMQQKRLRRKARRDSRAPYHWLPNRKAGRSNSNSSTSSEGSMDLDFDDSVWKPDVKADMKTEFVMA